The genomic segment CAGGCTCTTGCCGTCAGCCGGGGCGGCGGGCACCGCGACGACGATGACGTCCGCGCCCTTGGCCACGTCCAGCACGAAGGCCTCGTCGTGCACTGAACCGCTGGTGACGCCGGCGCGTTCCTTGCGGGCCACGCGAACCACCTCGTGGCCACGCCCCTCCGCCTCGGCGGCGATCTTGCCGCCGGCGTACCCGGTCCCGCCGAACACCACAATCCTGGCCATCGTCTTCGTCTCCTGTCGAGGTCGGGCAGCGAGCGCACCCCACGCTAATCGCGATCCCTCACCCCACCGGCCCACCCACTCCCACCTCTAGTGGATTTCCGGTTACGCGGGCTTCCAGCGGCCGCTCAGCTCACCCGGTTGTGGTGGCGGGCCGGGTAGTGGCGGGTCCGAAGGGGCCGACAGTGTGCGCAACAGCATGGCCAGCACTCGACGCCGGAGTTGGCGGGTTCGGGCGGGGTCGTCGACGCGGATGGCGGCGCAGGCTTCGAGGGTGAGCCCGATGTCCTGCGGCACCGCGTCCTCGCGCAGCGCGCCCGCCTCCTTCGCGCGGTCGACCAGCGTGGTCGCCAGTTCGTTGGAGCGCAGGGCGTCCGCGCCCATCTCGGCCGTCGGGGTGAAGGTGCCTGCCAGGTGCACGGTCAGCGAGTGCACGTCGGCGTCGACCACGCGCTCGACGAAGCCGGTGAACGCGCGCCCGGCGTCCTCCTCCTCGAGGGCCGCCTCGGCTTCGGCGTTGTAGCGCCGCAAGCCCTCGTGGCACAGGTGCCGCAGCAGGTCCTCCTTCCCCGGGTAGCGCCGGTACAACGCGCTGATGCCCACCCCGGCGCGCTTCGCCACGGCGGACACCGGCGCCTTCGGGTCGGCCAAGAACACCTCGCGGGCGGCTTCGAGGATGATGCCGTCGTTCTGCGCGGCCTGCTGACGGCGTCCCGACAGCCCGCTGCTCTGCGTAGTTGCCATGCGAACCAGGGTAACACTGGAACAGACTGTTCCGCTCTGCTACTCTCTAATCAGAACGAAACATTCCGTTCCACTCAGTACCCACAGGAGCCCACCGTGATCCGTCCCTTCCGCATCGAGATCCCCCAGACCGCCCTCGACCAGCTCGCCGACCGCCTCGAGCACGCGATCCTGCCGAACGAACTCCCCGGCACCGGCAGCGACTACGGCATGGCGGTCGAGCGCGTCCGCGAGCTCCTGCGTCACTGGCGCGAGGAGTTCGACTGGCGCGCGCTGGAAGCCCGCCTCAACGCGTACCCGCAGTTCGTCACCGAGATCGACGGCGAGGACATCCACTTCCTGCATGTCCGCTCATCCCGCGAGGACGCCACGCCGCTCATCCTGAGCCACGGCTGGCCCGGCACCGTCCTCGAATACCTCGACATCATCGACCTCCTGACCGAGCCGGACAGCGGCCCGGCGTTCCACCTGGTCATCCCCTCCCTGCCCGGCTTCGGCTTCTCCGGCCCCACCCGCACCACCGGCTGGAACCGCTTCCGCACCGCCCGCGCCTGGGCCGAGCTGATGAACCGCCTCGGGTACCAGCGCTATGGCGCGGTCGGCAACGACGCCGGTTCGCTGATCTCACCGGAGATCGCGCGCGTCGACCCCGAGCACGTCACCGGCGTCCACGTCACGCAGCTCTTCTCGTTCCCCTCCGGCGATCCCGCCGAGATGGCCGACCTGAGCGAGACGGACCAGGCCGCGCTCCAGCACCTGCAGTGGTTCTACGACAACCACTTCGCCTTCAACCAGCTGCACAGCCAGAGTCCGCAGACGCTGGCCTTCGCGCTCGCGGACTCGCCGGTCGGCCTGCTCGCTTGGAACGCCCAGCTCTTCGGCGAAGCCCTCGACCCGGCGTTCGTCGTGGGCAACGTGGCCATCCACTGGCTGACCGGCACCTCCGGCTCGGCGATCCGGTTCTACTACGAGGACGCGCACGCCGAAGCGCACACCGGAGCCGAGCCGCAAGGGCCGACCACCACCCCGATCGGGCTGGCCATGTTCGCGGGCGACTTCCAGTCGATCCGCCGGTTCGCCGAGCGCGACCACCGGCGGATCACCAGCTGGAACTCCTACGACACCGGTGGCCACTACGCCGCGCACGAGGCGCCGAAGGTGCTCGCCGACGACCTCCGGAACTTCTACGCCACTCTCGCTTGATCTCCACCTTACTGGAGGTTGGATGCTCGGACCGTGACAACGATGAGAGCGGTTCGGGTCAGCGGGTTCGGGGGACCCGAAAAGCTGCGGGTGGACGAGGTCCCGGCCCCCGTCGCGGGGCCGGGGGAGGCGGTGGTCGGGGTGGCCGTCGCGGATGTGTTGTTCCTCGAAACCCAGTTGCGAGGCGGCTGGGGAGCCGAGTACTTCGGGATGACGCCGCCGTACGTGCCGGGAACCGGCGTGGCCGGGCGGGTGCTGGCCGTCGGTGAAGGTGTCGACCGCGACTGGGTGGGCAAGGAGGTCGTCGCCGGCATCAGCGGCGGCGGATACGCGGAACAGGCGCTCGTCCCCGCCGGGAACCTCGTCGAAGTCCCGGACGGGCTCGATGTTCGGACCGCCGCGGCCCTGCTTCAGATCGGACCGGCGGCGTTGCGCCTGGTCGACGCCGCGAAACCGCGGCCAGGCGACCGCGTGCTGATCACCGCGGCCGCCGGTGGACTGGGCAGCCTGCTGGTCCAGCTGGCCAAGGCCGCCGGCGCGCACGTGACCGCGGCCGCCAGGGGTGCCGAAAAACTGGGGCTGGCCAAGGAACTCGGGGCCGACGTGGTCGTCGACTACAGCACCGGGGACTGGGTCGACGGCCTCGAAGCGGACATCGTCTTCGACGGGGTCGGCGGCGACATCGGCCAGGCCGCCTTCGCCACGGCCACTCGCCGGTTCTTCGCCTACGGGGTGCCCAGCGGCGGATTCGCCGAAGTGGACACCGCCGAAGCCGACCGCCGCGGCGTCGAAGTGACCGGCATCGAACAGGTGCAGTTCAGCCCGGACGAGTTGCGCGTCTTCATCGCCCGGACGCTCGCCGAAGCCGTCGCCGGACGGGTGAAGCCCGTGATCGGCCGGACGTTTCCGCTCGCCCGAGCCGCCGAAGCACACGCCACAATGGAAAGTAGGACAGTGCTCGGCAAGACGCTCCTGCTCGTCTGAACCTGGGAAAAGGACAACATGGCACAGGCAGTCCGGTACGCCGAATACGGCGGACCCGAAGTACTCCGGCTCGAAGAGATCGACCTGCCCGAACCCGGACCGGGCGAGGTCCGGCTCGCGGTCCGGGCCGCGGGGATGAACCCGGTCGACTGGAAGATCCGCCGCGGCCTGTTCACGCCGGGTCAGGAACTGGCCGAACCACGCGGCACCGGCGTCGAGGCGTCGGGCGTGGTCGAGGCGGTCGGCCCCGACGTGGACACCGCCGCACCCGGCGACGAGGTCTTCGCCGGCGTGGGCTCCGGCGCGCTCGCCACGCACGTCATCGCGCGTGCGGACAGCCTGGTGCACAAGCCCGACTGGCTCAGCTTCGAGGAAGCCGCCGCGTTGCCGGTCGCGTCGGAGACCGCCGCGCGCACCCTGCGGTACCTCAACGTCCAATCAGGACAGACGTTGCTGGTGCACGCCGCGGCGGGCGCGGTCGGCCTGGTCGCCGGGCAGCTGGCGATCGCCCGCGGCCTGACCGTGATCGGCACGGCCAGCGAGGCGCGGCACGAGGTCCTGCGTGAACTCGGCGTGCACCCGGTGGCCTACGGCGACGGCTGGGTGGACCGGGTCCGCGAAGCCGCGCCGGACGGCATCGACGTGGTGCTCGACGGCTCCGGACGCGGCGTGCTGAAGGAATCCGTGGCGCTGACCGGCGACCCGGCCAAGGTGGTGACCATCGCCGACGGCAGCGCCGCCGACCACGGCGTGCACTTCACCAGCGGTGGCAACGAAAAGGTGCCGGCCGCGGAGGTGTTCGCCGAGGTGCTGCCGCTGCTGCACGCCGGGAAGTTGCGCCTGCCCATCGCGCGGACCTTCCCCCTGGCACAGGCCGCCGACGCGCACCGCCTCAGCGAGGACGGCCATGTGCTCGGGAAGATCGTGCTCGAGGT from the Amycolatopsis magusensis genome contains:
- a CDS encoding NADP-dependent oxidoreductase, giving the protein MAQAVRYAEYGGPEVLRLEEIDLPEPGPGEVRLAVRAAGMNPVDWKIRRGLFTPGQELAEPRGTGVEASGVVEAVGPDVDTAAPGDEVFAGVGSGALATHVIARADSLVHKPDWLSFEEAAALPVASETAARTLRYLNVQSGQTLLVHAAAGAVGLVAGQLAIARGLTVIGTASEARHEVLRELGVHPVAYGDGWVDRVREAAPDGIDVVLDGSGRGVLKESVALTGDPAKVVTIADGSAADHGVHFTSGGNEKVPAAEVFAEVLPLLHAGKLRLPIARTFPLAQAADAHRLSEDGHVLGKIVLEVG
- a CDS encoding epoxide hydrolase family protein, encoding MIRPFRIEIPQTALDQLADRLEHAILPNELPGTGSDYGMAVERVRELLRHWREEFDWRALEARLNAYPQFVTEIDGEDIHFLHVRSSREDATPLILSHGWPGTVLEYLDIIDLLTEPDSGPAFHLVIPSLPGFGFSGPTRTTGWNRFRTARAWAELMNRLGYQRYGAVGNDAGSLISPEIARVDPEHVTGVHVTQLFSFPSGDPAEMADLSETDQAALQHLQWFYDNHFAFNQLHSQSPQTLAFALADSPVGLLAWNAQLFGEALDPAFVVGNVAIHWLTGTSGSAIRFYYEDAHAEAHTGAEPQGPTTTPIGLAMFAGDFQSIRRFAERDHRRITSWNSYDTGGHYAAHEAPKVLADDLRNFYATLA
- a CDS encoding TetR/AcrR family transcriptional regulator: MATTQSSGLSGRRQQAAQNDGIILEAAREVFLADPKAPVSAVAKRAGVGISALYRRYPGKEDLLRHLCHEGLRRYNAEAEAALEEEDAGRAFTGFVERVVDADVHSLTVHLAGTFTPTAEMGADALRSNELATTLVDRAKEAGALREDAVPQDIGLTLEACAAIRVDDPARTRQLRRRVLAMLLRTLSAPSDPPLPGPPPQPGELSGRWKPA
- a CDS encoding zinc-binding dehydrogenase → MRAVRVSGFGGPEKLRVDEVPAPVAGPGEAVVGVAVADVLFLETQLRGGWGAEYFGMTPPYVPGTGVAGRVLAVGEGVDRDWVGKEVVAGISGGGYAEQALVPAGNLVEVPDGLDVRTAAALLQIGPAALRLVDAAKPRPGDRVLITAAAGGLGSLLVQLAKAAGAHVTAAARGAEKLGLAKELGADVVVDYSTGDWVDGLEADIVFDGVGGDIGQAAFATATRRFFAYGVPSGGFAEVDTAEADRRGVEVTGIEQVQFSPDELRVFIARTLAEAVAGRVKPVIGRTFPLARAAEAHATMESRTVLGKTLLLV